In Bradyrhizobium paxllaeri, the genomic stretch GGTTCGACGCTGTAGCCCTTCGCCGTCAGCCCGTGTCGGCGCGCCGCTCTGATGATATTGCTCGCCTTGCTGCCGTCGCGCGATACGCCGCATGCGATACGAAGCTGCTCCAACGGAATCCACGCCCCGTAATAGGCGAGAATGATGCCAAGCGCTGCCGCGCCGCATTCGACGGCTTCCATCTGCAGGATGATGGGTGTCCGTCGGATACTTCGGCGCGGCAACCAGCTCGCCATGCGGTTGACGTAAGATTTGGGCCGCCCGCGCTTGCTGGTTAGCTCGTTTGGAGTAGGCTTATCCATCAATTCCCGTGATTTGCTTGAGCAGTGGTACTACCAGATCGAGGGGGCGCCGCCGGCGTGTTGTGATCTCGGCCCGCGCCAACGTTCCGCTCGTGAGATGAATGCTCGGCCCCTCGCCAACGGCCCATCGATATCCGGTCATGGTGGAGGCGTCTTCATCGAGCTCAACCGTCGCGGCGTAAGGTGCACCTTCGCGCGAGAAGCGTGAAACCAGGCTGTCGTTATGCAGCAGTGCGGCCATGCCTTGCGGCGTCATCGGGAAATCGGAGATGCTGACCACGCTGCCCAGCATCATGCCAAATTCCTCGCGCTTGACCGTGCTCGGCTCGAGGTGCACCTGCATGCCCGGCTTGATAGATTTGCCCCGTTCGGCGGGAATATAGACGACGGCTTCGAGCTTGGCGCCTTCGCTTTCGATCGCAATCACCGCTGTGCCGACGGCCAGCACCGAACCGGGCGAAATCTTCACTTCCAAAACCCGCCCGTCCATCGGGCTGATCACTTTGGTGTTCTGGCTCAGCTGTTCGGCGGCGGCATTCATTTGCCGCCGGGCCTCGTTGACGGCAAACTGGGACCGCTGAATTTCGCGCCCGCGCTCCGTCTCCAGATCCGTCTTCTGCGCCCGCAACTTCAAAATCTCGTTTTGGGCGTCAGTACGGCGTTGTTGCGCATCGGCCAGCTCGCGGCGTCGCTCTTCCAGATTGCGCCGCGTCGTGTATCCCTTGGCTAGCAAATCCTCCAGGTTTTTGACGTCGACGGTGAGATATTCGATGCGTTGGATCGTTGCTTTGATCGCCTGTTGCAGGGCGGCTTCAAGTTTTGCAAAGTTCTGGCTCTTGGCGGCGAGCTCGCTTGCAACTTTCGACACCCGGTCGGCGAGCTCCCGCTCGCGTTCATCAAAGACCTCGGTGGCTGCGTTGTGCTTTTGCTTGATGTCGGTTTGAACGATCTCGGCGATGGGCTGGTCCTTACTGACGCGATCGCCCACCGCGACTGCGACCACCTGCAGCCGTCCGGCAGCGGCGGATACGGCATCGACGACCTTACCGCCCCTGCTGATCAGGATTCCCTCGCCCGAGACGCGGGTAGGCACGCGCCCAAAGATGCCCCACAGCACGGCCGCCATAAGCGCGATGCACAGCACAAGGGTAAAAATCCAATCAGCGGGCTTGGTGATAACAACGACATGATCGAGCTGTTCGGGAGACGCAGCCCGGTCAAGGGCCGCGGCGCGAAATGCCCGTTGCGGTCCGTCGGTCATGCTCTTATGCTCCGTGTTCGGAGCGGTTCAGACGTCGACATATCTGCACGCAATGCAATTGATGAAATGAAGTCGACGATGTCGGATATTTGCACAGAATTGACCGTCTAACAATAAGGGGCGGCGGGAAGGGACCAATTGTGACGCACGGGCTGATCGGCACCGCGAGACTTTCGTGCCCAGCGCGAGCGCAGCGAAAGATGCTGGCGGCAAGCTTGGCGCTTGGGCTGTTCCTACCCAGTGTGTGTTGCGCGG encodes the following:
- a CDS encoding NHLP bacteriocin system secretion protein, which gives rise to MTDGPQRAFRAAALDRAASPEQLDHVVVITKPADWIFTLVLCIALMAAVLWGIFGRVPTRVSGEGILISRGGKVVDAVSAAAGRLQVVAVAVGDRVSKDQPIAEIVQTDIKQKHNAATEVFDERERELADRVSKVASELAAKSQNFAKLEAALQQAIKATIQRIEYLTVDVKNLEDLLAKGYTTRRNLEERRRELADAQQRRTDAQNEILKLRAQKTDLETERGREIQRSQFAVNEARRQMNAAAEQLSQNTKVISPMDGRVLEVKISPGSVLAVGTAVIAIESEGAKLEAVVYIPAERGKSIKPGMQVHLEPSTVKREEFGMMLGSVVSISDFPMTPQGMAALLHNDSLVSRFSREGAPYAATVELDEDASTMTGYRWAVGEGPSIHLTSGTLARAEITTRRRRPLDLVVPLLKQITGIDG